The following are encoded in a window of Primulina eburnea isolate SZY01 chromosome 4, ASM2296580v1, whole genome shotgun sequence genomic DNA:
- the LOC140829431 gene encoding DNA topoisomerase 3-beta isoform X1 — translation MAPKVLMVAEKPSIALSIASVLSGGRMDSNRRGSTEVHEFDGMFLGFPVHYKVTSVIGHVFSVDFPARYQDWNATNPLDLFDASIAKTESNPKAHICRHLSQEARGCGHLVLWLDCDREGENICFEVIECTGFHLKDGKKVYRARFSSVTEKDIHKAMDSLVEPNKNEALAVDARQEIDLKVGVAFTRFQTSYFNGKYGNLDSRVISYGPCQTPTLGFCVQRHLQITTFKPEKFWALHPHIIHKGYELKLEWERHRLFDSDITMMFQNFVKEDGILKVTDISEKQESKGRPTGLNTVNLLKVASSALGFGPHLAMQLAERLYTQGFISYPRTESTAYPSSFDYKGTLGALVQNPVWGGYVQHLLSEGYHKPRSGTDAGDHPPITPMASATEDMLGHDAWKLYQYICQHFLGSLSPDCKYTRVKVQFEAGGESFHCVGQHVIAQGFTSIMPWLAVSEINIPQFSEEETIRISRIEIDEGSTQPPDYLSESELISLMEKNGIGTDASIPVHINNICERNYVQVQAGRRLYPTVLGISLIRGYQCIDPDLCLPDIRSFIEHQISLVAKGQADHSIVVEHVIEQFKRKFIYFVKQIENMDALFEAEFSPLSESGRVLSKCGKCLRYMKHISSQPSRLYCATCEEIYYTPQKGTIKLYKELTCPLDNFELLIFSMPGPDGKSFPFCPYCFNNPPFEGIEKIFGESKTSSAVTLGKGAGMPCFLCPHPTCQHSMISQGVCACPECDGTMVLDPVSAPKWRLYCNMCKCLVSLPEGAHRISTTEDQCPECDSTIIEVDFNKKTTPLKDGTTLHVGCILCDELLHSLVEMKHGKSFSGYGRHRGRSRGRGRRGYRGSRGRGGKKPQDPKMSFRDF, via the exons ATGGCACCTAAAGTTCTAATG GTGGCAGAGAAGCCGAGCATTGCTCTCTCGATCGCTTCAGTACTTTCCGGTGGCCGT ATGGACTCCAACCGAAGGGGGAGTACCGAGGTGCATGAGTTTGATGGGATGTTTTTGGGATTTCCCGTGCATTATAAAGTGACGTCAGTGATTGGCCATGTTTTCAG TGTAGATTTTCCAGCTCGATATCAAGATTGGAATGCTACAAATCCTCTGGATCTCTTCGACGCCTCAATTGCTAAGACAGAATCTAACCCAAAG GCTCACATTTGTAGGCATTTAAGCCAAGAAGCTCGTGGTTGTGGACATCTAGTGTTGTGGTTGGATTGTGATCGTGAAGGTGAAAATATATGTTTTGAAG TCATTGAGTGCACTGGATTCCACTTGAAAGATGGCAAAAAAGTTTATCGTGCTCGGTTCTCATCTGTCACTGAGAAGGATATTCATAAAGCCATGGATAGCCTCGTCGAACCTAACAAGAATGAGGCATTGGCTGTGGATGCCCGTCAAGAGATAGATTTGAAAGTTGGTGTCGCCTTCACAAGATTTCAGACAAGCTACTTCAATGGGAAATATGGAAACCTTGATTCAAGAGTTATCTC TTATGGACCGTGCCAAACTCCGACTCTTGGATTTTGTGTGCAACGACACCTACAAATTACTACGTTTAAGCCAGAAAAATTTTGGGCGTTGCATCCTCACATAATACACAAAGGCTACGAACTCAAATTAGAATGGGAGCGCCACAGGTTATTTGACTCAGAT ATTACTATGATGTTCCAGAACTTTGTAAAAGAAGACGGAATATTGAAAGTTACTGATATATCAGAAAAACAGGAGTCAAAAGGTCGTCCAACTGGTCTAAACACGGTGAACCTTCTGAAG GTTGCTTCAAGTGCTTTGGGCTTTGGACCTCACCTGGCTATGCAATTGGCAGAGCGATTATATACACAAGGTTTTATCAG CTATCCCCGTACAGAGAGCACTGCATATCCGTCTTCATTTGATTACAAGGGCACTCTTGGGGCACTAGTTCAGAATCCAGTATGGGGTGGTTACGTGCAGCATCTTCTCTCTGAGGGTTATCACAAACCACGTTCAGGAACTGATGCAGGTGATCATCCCCCAATTACTCCAATGGCTTCAGCTACTGAGGATATGTTGGGGCATGATGCATGGAAGCTCTACCAGTACATCTGTCAACATTTTCTTGGATCTCTTTCTCCCGATTGCAAATACACAAG GGTAAAAGTTCAATTTGAAGCTGGTGGAGAATCATTCCATTGTGTTGGGCAGCATGTCATAGCTCAAGGATTCACATCTATTATGCCCTGGTTGGCAGTAAGTGAGATAAATATTCCTCAGTTTTCTGAAGAGGAGACTATTCGCATTTCGAGAATTGAAATCGACGAG GGAAGCACGCAACCACCAGATTACCTTAGTGAAAGTGAACTTATATCGTTGATGGAAAAAAATGGCATAGGGACAGATGCATCCATTCCTGTCCATATCAACAACATTTGTGAACGCAATTATGTACAG GTACAAGCAGGTAGAAGATTGTATCCTACTGTTTTAGGTATCAGCTTAATAAGAGGCTACCAATGTATAGATCCAGATCTCTGTTTGCCTGACATCCGAAGTTTCATTGAGCACCAGATCAGCCTTGTGGCCAAAGGTCAGGCGGACCATTCTATAGTTGTAGAGCATGTGATAGAGCAATTCAAAAGGAAGTTTATTTACTTTGTCAAGCAG ATTGAAAACATGGATGCGCTATTTGAAGCGGAATTTTCTCCTCTCTCAGAATCTGGGCGTGTTCTTAGTAAATGTGGCAAATGTTTGAGATATATGAAGCACATATCAAGCCAGCCATCACGGCTATACTGTGCCACATGTGAGGAAATTTATTACACTCCTCAAAAGGGTACAATCAAG CTATACAAGGAACTAACCTGCCCTCTAGATAATTTCGAGCTTTTGATCTTCTCGATGCCCGGTCCAGACGGTAAATCCTTCCCTTTCTGCCCTTACTGTTTCAACAATCCGCCATTTGAAGGCATCGAAAAAATATTCGGTGAAAGTAAAACAAGTAGTGCTGTTACATTGGGGAAGGGAGCTGGCATGCCATGTTTCCTCTGCCCACATCCCACATGCCAGCATTCCATGATATCCCAAGGCGTCTGTGCTTGCCCAGAATGTGACGGCACAATGGTGCTGGATCCAGTCAGCGCTCCCAAATGGAGGCTTTATTGCAATATGTGCAAGTGCCTTGTTTCCCTTCCTGAAGGCGCTCATAGGATCTCTACAACTGAAGATCAGTGTCCTGAGTGCGACTCAACTATCATAGAGGTAGACTTCAATAAGAAGACGACCCCTTTAAAGGATGGAACTACTTTGCACGTTGGATGCATTCTTTGCGATGAGTTGTTGCATTCACTGGTGGAGATGAAGCATGGGAAGTCGTTTTCGGGGTATGGGAGACACAGGGGACGGAGTAGGGGAAGAGGGCGACGTGGATATCGTGGCAGCAGAGGACGTGGTGGGAAGAAACCTCAAGACCCAAAAATGAGCTTTCGAGATTTTTGA
- the LOC140830347 gene encoding cysteine proteinase inhibitor B codes for MSNSPTIIFLLLLLAPALSIPSSVAVGARVGGRTEVKDVERNGEIQDLGKFCVQQYNLQLQKKGSQAGTQPLEFSKVVEAQTQVVSGIKYYLKISASGQIYDAEVVVRPWVRAKEMLTFAPSPRSTGN; via the coding sequence ATGTCAAATTCCCCCACCATTAtcttcctcctcctcctcctcgcGCCGGCACTGTCCATCCCCTCCTCCGTCGCTGTCGGAGCAAGAGTGGGTGGCCGGACGGAAGTGAAGGACGTGGAAAGAAACGGGGAGATTCAAGATCTCGGCAAATTCTgcgtacaacagtacaatcttcaGCTCCAGAAGAAGGGCAGCCAGGCTGGTACGCAGCCGCTTGAGTTCTCCAAGGTTGTGGAGGCGCAGACTCAGGTGGTCTCTGGGATCAAATATTACCTGAAAATCTCGGCTTCGGGACAGATTTATGACGCAGAGGTGGTGGTTAGGCCGTGGGTTCGTGCCAAGGAGATGCTAACTTTCGCACCTTCCCCGCGTAGCACCGGCAATTAG
- the LOC140829431 gene encoding DNA topoisomerase 3-beta isoform X3, with the protein MLQILWISSTPQLLRQNLTQRHLSQEARGCGHLVLWLDCDREGENICFEVIECTGFHLKDGKKVYRARFSSVTEKDIHKAMDSLVEPNKNEALAVDARQEIDLKVGVAFTRFQTSYFNGKYGNLDSRVISYGPCQTPTLGFCVQRHLQITTFKPEKFWALHPHIIHKGYELKLEWERHRLFDSDITMMFQNFVKEDGILKVTDISEKQESKGRPTGLNTVNLLKVASSALGFGPHLAMQLAERLYTQGFISYPRTESTAYPSSFDYKGTLGALVQNPVWGGYVQHLLSEGYHKPRSGTDAGDHPPITPMASATEDMLGHDAWKLYQYICQHFLGSLSPDCKYTRVKVQFEAGGESFHCVGQHVIAQGFTSIMPWLAVSEINIPQFSEEETIRISRIEIDEGSTQPPDYLSESELISLMEKNGIGTDASIPVHINNICERNYVQVQAGRRLYPTVLGISLIRGYQCIDPDLCLPDIRSFIEHQISLVAKGQADHSIVVEHVIEQFKRKFIYFVKQIENMDALFEAEFSPLSESGRVLSKCGKCLRYMKHISSQPSRLYCATCEEIYYTPQKGTIKLYKELTCPLDNFELLIFSMPGPDGKSFPFCPYCFNNPPFEGIEKIFGESKTSSAVTLGKGAGMPCFLCPHPTCQHSMISQGVCACPECDGTMVLDPVSAPKWRLYCNMCKCLVSLPEGAHRISTTEDQCPECDSTIIEVDFNKKTTPLKDGTTLHVGCILCDELLHSLVEMKHGKSFSGYGRHRGRSRGRGRRGYRGSRGRGGKKPQDPKMSFRDF; encoded by the exons ATGCTACAAATCCTCTGGATCTCTTCGACGCCTCAATTGCTAAGACAGAATCTAACCCAAAG GCATTTAAGCCAAGAAGCTCGTGGTTGTGGACATCTAGTGTTGTGGTTGGATTGTGATCGTGAAGGTGAAAATATATGTTTTGAAG TCATTGAGTGCACTGGATTCCACTTGAAAGATGGCAAAAAAGTTTATCGTGCTCGGTTCTCATCTGTCACTGAGAAGGATATTCATAAAGCCATGGATAGCCTCGTCGAACCTAACAAGAATGAGGCATTGGCTGTGGATGCCCGTCAAGAGATAGATTTGAAAGTTGGTGTCGCCTTCACAAGATTTCAGACAAGCTACTTCAATGGGAAATATGGAAACCTTGATTCAAGAGTTATCTC TTATGGACCGTGCCAAACTCCGACTCTTGGATTTTGTGTGCAACGACACCTACAAATTACTACGTTTAAGCCAGAAAAATTTTGGGCGTTGCATCCTCACATAATACACAAAGGCTACGAACTCAAATTAGAATGGGAGCGCCACAGGTTATTTGACTCAGAT ATTACTATGATGTTCCAGAACTTTGTAAAAGAAGACGGAATATTGAAAGTTACTGATATATCAGAAAAACAGGAGTCAAAAGGTCGTCCAACTGGTCTAAACACGGTGAACCTTCTGAAG GTTGCTTCAAGTGCTTTGGGCTTTGGACCTCACCTGGCTATGCAATTGGCAGAGCGATTATATACACAAGGTTTTATCAG CTATCCCCGTACAGAGAGCACTGCATATCCGTCTTCATTTGATTACAAGGGCACTCTTGGGGCACTAGTTCAGAATCCAGTATGGGGTGGTTACGTGCAGCATCTTCTCTCTGAGGGTTATCACAAACCACGTTCAGGAACTGATGCAGGTGATCATCCCCCAATTACTCCAATGGCTTCAGCTACTGAGGATATGTTGGGGCATGATGCATGGAAGCTCTACCAGTACATCTGTCAACATTTTCTTGGATCTCTTTCTCCCGATTGCAAATACACAAG GGTAAAAGTTCAATTTGAAGCTGGTGGAGAATCATTCCATTGTGTTGGGCAGCATGTCATAGCTCAAGGATTCACATCTATTATGCCCTGGTTGGCAGTAAGTGAGATAAATATTCCTCAGTTTTCTGAAGAGGAGACTATTCGCATTTCGAGAATTGAAATCGACGAG GGAAGCACGCAACCACCAGATTACCTTAGTGAAAGTGAACTTATATCGTTGATGGAAAAAAATGGCATAGGGACAGATGCATCCATTCCTGTCCATATCAACAACATTTGTGAACGCAATTATGTACAG GTACAAGCAGGTAGAAGATTGTATCCTACTGTTTTAGGTATCAGCTTAATAAGAGGCTACCAATGTATAGATCCAGATCTCTGTTTGCCTGACATCCGAAGTTTCATTGAGCACCAGATCAGCCTTGTGGCCAAAGGTCAGGCGGACCATTCTATAGTTGTAGAGCATGTGATAGAGCAATTCAAAAGGAAGTTTATTTACTTTGTCAAGCAG ATTGAAAACATGGATGCGCTATTTGAAGCGGAATTTTCTCCTCTCTCAGAATCTGGGCGTGTTCTTAGTAAATGTGGCAAATGTTTGAGATATATGAAGCACATATCAAGCCAGCCATCACGGCTATACTGTGCCACATGTGAGGAAATTTATTACACTCCTCAAAAGGGTACAATCAAG CTATACAAGGAACTAACCTGCCCTCTAGATAATTTCGAGCTTTTGATCTTCTCGATGCCCGGTCCAGACGGTAAATCCTTCCCTTTCTGCCCTTACTGTTTCAACAATCCGCCATTTGAAGGCATCGAAAAAATATTCGGTGAAAGTAAAACAAGTAGTGCTGTTACATTGGGGAAGGGAGCTGGCATGCCATGTTTCCTCTGCCCACATCCCACATGCCAGCATTCCATGATATCCCAAGGCGTCTGTGCTTGCCCAGAATGTGACGGCACAATGGTGCTGGATCCAGTCAGCGCTCCCAAATGGAGGCTTTATTGCAATATGTGCAAGTGCCTTGTTTCCCTTCCTGAAGGCGCTCATAGGATCTCTACAACTGAAGATCAGTGTCCTGAGTGCGACTCAACTATCATAGAGGTAGACTTCAATAAGAAGACGACCCCTTTAAAGGATGGAACTACTTTGCACGTTGGATGCATTCTTTGCGATGAGTTGTTGCATTCACTGGTGGAGATGAAGCATGGGAAGTCGTTTTCGGGGTATGGGAGACACAGGGGACGGAGTAGGGGAAGAGGGCGACGTGGATATCGTGGCAGCAGAGGACGTGGTGGGAAGAAACCTCAAGACCCAAAAATGAGCTTTCGAGATTTTTGA
- the LOC140829431 gene encoding DNA topoisomerase 3-beta isoform X2, with product MFSDFPARYQDWNATNPLDLFDASIAKTESNPKAHICRHLSQEARGCGHLVLWLDCDREGENICFEVIECTGFHLKDGKKVYRARFSSVTEKDIHKAMDSLVEPNKNEALAVDARQEIDLKVGVAFTRFQTSYFNGKYGNLDSRVISYGPCQTPTLGFCVQRHLQITTFKPEKFWALHPHIIHKGYELKLEWERHRLFDSDITMMFQNFVKEDGILKVTDISEKQESKGRPTGLNTVNLLKVASSALGFGPHLAMQLAERLYTQGFISYPRTESTAYPSSFDYKGTLGALVQNPVWGGYVQHLLSEGYHKPRSGTDAGDHPPITPMASATEDMLGHDAWKLYQYICQHFLGSLSPDCKYTRVKVQFEAGGESFHCVGQHVIAQGFTSIMPWLAVSEINIPQFSEEETIRISRIEIDEGSTQPPDYLSESELISLMEKNGIGTDASIPVHINNICERNYVQVQAGRRLYPTVLGISLIRGYQCIDPDLCLPDIRSFIEHQISLVAKGQADHSIVVEHVIEQFKRKFIYFVKQIENMDALFEAEFSPLSESGRVLSKCGKCLRYMKHISSQPSRLYCATCEEIYYTPQKGTIKLYKELTCPLDNFELLIFSMPGPDGKSFPFCPYCFNNPPFEGIEKIFGESKTSSAVTLGKGAGMPCFLCPHPTCQHSMISQGVCACPECDGTMVLDPVSAPKWRLYCNMCKCLVSLPEGAHRISTTEDQCPECDSTIIEVDFNKKTTPLKDGTTLHVGCILCDELLHSLVEMKHGKSFSGYGRHRGRSRGRGRRGYRGSRGRGGKKPQDPKMSFRDF from the exons ATGTTTTCAG ATTTTCCAGCTCGATATCAAGATTGGAATGCTACAAATCCTCTGGATCTCTTCGACGCCTCAATTGCTAAGACAGAATCTAACCCAAAG GCTCACATTTGTAGGCATTTAAGCCAAGAAGCTCGTGGTTGTGGACATCTAGTGTTGTGGTTGGATTGTGATCGTGAAGGTGAAAATATATGTTTTGAAG TCATTGAGTGCACTGGATTCCACTTGAAAGATGGCAAAAAAGTTTATCGTGCTCGGTTCTCATCTGTCACTGAGAAGGATATTCATAAAGCCATGGATAGCCTCGTCGAACCTAACAAGAATGAGGCATTGGCTGTGGATGCCCGTCAAGAGATAGATTTGAAAGTTGGTGTCGCCTTCACAAGATTTCAGACAAGCTACTTCAATGGGAAATATGGAAACCTTGATTCAAGAGTTATCTC TTATGGACCGTGCCAAACTCCGACTCTTGGATTTTGTGTGCAACGACACCTACAAATTACTACGTTTAAGCCAGAAAAATTTTGGGCGTTGCATCCTCACATAATACACAAAGGCTACGAACTCAAATTAGAATGGGAGCGCCACAGGTTATTTGACTCAGAT ATTACTATGATGTTCCAGAACTTTGTAAAAGAAGACGGAATATTGAAAGTTACTGATATATCAGAAAAACAGGAGTCAAAAGGTCGTCCAACTGGTCTAAACACGGTGAACCTTCTGAAG GTTGCTTCAAGTGCTTTGGGCTTTGGACCTCACCTGGCTATGCAATTGGCAGAGCGATTATATACACAAGGTTTTATCAG CTATCCCCGTACAGAGAGCACTGCATATCCGTCTTCATTTGATTACAAGGGCACTCTTGGGGCACTAGTTCAGAATCCAGTATGGGGTGGTTACGTGCAGCATCTTCTCTCTGAGGGTTATCACAAACCACGTTCAGGAACTGATGCAGGTGATCATCCCCCAATTACTCCAATGGCTTCAGCTACTGAGGATATGTTGGGGCATGATGCATGGAAGCTCTACCAGTACATCTGTCAACATTTTCTTGGATCTCTTTCTCCCGATTGCAAATACACAAG GGTAAAAGTTCAATTTGAAGCTGGTGGAGAATCATTCCATTGTGTTGGGCAGCATGTCATAGCTCAAGGATTCACATCTATTATGCCCTGGTTGGCAGTAAGTGAGATAAATATTCCTCAGTTTTCTGAAGAGGAGACTATTCGCATTTCGAGAATTGAAATCGACGAG GGAAGCACGCAACCACCAGATTACCTTAGTGAAAGTGAACTTATATCGTTGATGGAAAAAAATGGCATAGGGACAGATGCATCCATTCCTGTCCATATCAACAACATTTGTGAACGCAATTATGTACAG GTACAAGCAGGTAGAAGATTGTATCCTACTGTTTTAGGTATCAGCTTAATAAGAGGCTACCAATGTATAGATCCAGATCTCTGTTTGCCTGACATCCGAAGTTTCATTGAGCACCAGATCAGCCTTGTGGCCAAAGGTCAGGCGGACCATTCTATAGTTGTAGAGCATGTGATAGAGCAATTCAAAAGGAAGTTTATTTACTTTGTCAAGCAG ATTGAAAACATGGATGCGCTATTTGAAGCGGAATTTTCTCCTCTCTCAGAATCTGGGCGTGTTCTTAGTAAATGTGGCAAATGTTTGAGATATATGAAGCACATATCAAGCCAGCCATCACGGCTATACTGTGCCACATGTGAGGAAATTTATTACACTCCTCAAAAGGGTACAATCAAG CTATACAAGGAACTAACCTGCCCTCTAGATAATTTCGAGCTTTTGATCTTCTCGATGCCCGGTCCAGACGGTAAATCCTTCCCTTTCTGCCCTTACTGTTTCAACAATCCGCCATTTGAAGGCATCGAAAAAATATTCGGTGAAAGTAAAACAAGTAGTGCTGTTACATTGGGGAAGGGAGCTGGCATGCCATGTTTCCTCTGCCCACATCCCACATGCCAGCATTCCATGATATCCCAAGGCGTCTGTGCTTGCCCAGAATGTGACGGCACAATGGTGCTGGATCCAGTCAGCGCTCCCAAATGGAGGCTTTATTGCAATATGTGCAAGTGCCTTGTTTCCCTTCCTGAAGGCGCTCATAGGATCTCTACAACTGAAGATCAGTGTCCTGAGTGCGACTCAACTATCATAGAGGTAGACTTCAATAAGAAGACGACCCCTTTAAAGGATGGAACTACTTTGCACGTTGGATGCATTCTTTGCGATGAGTTGTTGCATTCACTGGTGGAGATGAAGCATGGGAAGTCGTTTTCGGGGTATGGGAGACACAGGGGACGGAGTAGGGGAAGAGGGCGACGTGGATATCGTGGCAGCAGAGGACGTGGTGGGAAGAAACCTCAAGACCCAAAAATGAGCTTTCGAGATTTTTGA